In a single window of the Nocardioides plantarum genome:
- a CDS encoding ABC transporter permease, which yields MASSSSGSLPRYIATRLLLVIPLIWVLLSVVFLLLRVAPGDPVSAAGGDRLDADVLQQRREAAGLDKPLFLQYLSYLGDVARFDFGDTFRTGTPVLHIVRDFGGATLTLTLGAFLIALLIGLPLGRLAGRFRDTPLDVGIRLYGVVSYAAPLFWVGILLVVLVNKLDPTWPTNGIADPFLLATSDSYTKTHIFLLDTLIAGDTEAFTDVLKHHVLPCLTLGILLSGVIVRLVRINVIQALQGDYVEAARARGIPEGRVVRKHAFRNALVPVITVIGLQVALTLSGAVLTESTFGWPGIGTQLLKYIGERDYIAVQGIVTFFAVIVVLTSVVVDVVNAIVDPRVRY from the coding sequence GTGGCCTCGTCGTCCTCCGGGTCGCTGCCCCGCTACATCGCCACCCGCCTGCTGCTGGTCATCCCGCTCATCTGGGTCCTGCTGAGCGTCGTCTTCCTACTGCTGCGGGTCGCCCCCGGCGACCCGGTCAGCGCGGCTGGAGGCGACCGGCTCGACGCCGACGTCCTCCAGCAGCGCCGCGAGGCCGCCGGTCTCGACAAGCCCCTGTTCCTGCAGTACCTGTCCTACCTCGGCGACGTCGCCCGCTTCGACTTCGGCGACACCTTCCGCACCGGCACCCCGGTGCTCCACATCGTCCGCGACTTCGGCGGCGCCACCCTGACGCTCACGCTCGGCGCGTTCCTCATCGCCCTGCTCATCGGGCTGCCGCTCGGCCGCCTGGCCGGCCGGTTCCGCGACACCCCGCTCGACGTCGGGATCCGCCTCTACGGCGTCGTGAGCTATGCCGCCCCGCTGTTCTGGGTCGGCATCCTGCTGGTGGTGCTGGTCAACAAGCTCGACCCGACCTGGCCGACCAACGGCATCGCCGACCCGTTCCTCCTGGCGACCTCGGACAGCTACACCAAGACCCACATCTTCCTGCTCGACACCCTCATCGCCGGCGACACCGAGGCCTTCACCGACGTGCTCAAGCACCACGTGCTGCCCTGCCTGACGCTCGGCATCCTGCTGTCGGGGGTCATCGTGCGGCTGGTCCGGATCAACGTCATCCAGGCGCTGCAGGGCGACTACGTGGAGGCCGCCCGCGCGCGTGGCATCCCCGAGGGCAGGGTCGTGCGCAAGCACGCGTTCCGCAACGCGCTGGTGCCGGTGATCACCGTGATCGGGCTCCAGGTCGCGCTGACCCTGTCGGGGGCCGTGCTCACCGAGAGCACCTTCGGCTGGCCGGGGATCGGCACCCAGCTGCTCAAGTACATCGGCGAGCGCGACTACATCGCGGTGCAGGGCATCGTCACCTTCTTCGCGGTGATCGTCGTGCTGACCAGCGTCGTCGTCGACGTCGTCAACGCCATCGTCGACCCGAGGGTGAGGTACTGA